One Triticum dicoccoides isolate Atlit2015 ecotype Zavitan chromosome 5B, WEW_v2.0, whole genome shotgun sequence genomic window carries:
- the LOC119312076 gene encoding uncharacterized protein LOC119312076 translates to MKTSMLLGIVTLVSSATAAFLPTTEAANVLKTQTFLSPPFFLRPGGVANKWYYDVDFPRGHVAIKSFNGDVVDEAGAPVPLHETYLHHWLVSPYYGPSTTPITNAGPCKDSLGQYFGLGSETRRTATWVPDPYGIEIGNGAPAGYEERWLINVHAIDTRGAADKLACTECRCDAYNVTVDEDGSRIGNGYVGGTHCCYDSLRCRVEDAFANNGEPPRKLFLRYTVSWIDWSDAVVVPVRIYILDVTDTALFDGSPKPYCKIEYRVDECSSDDRASNNCVDMKTTKEMVSHGGDVVYAVAHLHRGGLGSSLHGQDGRLLCKSMPIYGTGQEAGNEEGYVVGMSTCYPEPGTVKVSDGEVLTMVSNYSSERQHTGVMGHFYILVADHQEQALNKPALCFSFPYSWCLPAWMWSSQM, encoded by the exons ATGAAGACGAGCATGCTCCTGGGCATTGTCACACTAGTCTCATCAGCAACTGCTGCTTTCCTTCCGACGACGGAAGCGGCCAACGTGCTGAAGACGCAGACGTTCCTGTCCCCGCCCTTCTTCCTCCGCCCCGGCGGCGTCGCCAACAAGTGGTACTACGACGTGGACTTCCCCCGCGGCCACGTCGCGATCAAGAGCTTCAACGGCGACGTCGTCGACGAGGCCGGCGCCCCGGTCCCTCTCCACGAGACCTACCTCCACCACTGGCTCGTGTCACCCTACTACGGCCCGAGCACGACCCCGATCACCAACGCCGGCCCCTGCAAGGACTCGCTGGGCCAGTACTTCGGGCTGGGCTCCGAGACCCGGCGAACGGCCACGTGGGTGCCCGACCCGTACGGCATCGAGATCGGCAACGGCGCCCCGGCCGGGTACGAGGAGCGGTGGCTCATCAACGTGCACGCCATCGACACGCGCGGCGCCGCCGACAAGCTCGCCTGCACCGAGTGCAGGTGCGACGCGTACAACGTCACCGTCGACGAGGACGGCAGCCGCATCGGGAACGGCTACGTCGGCGGGACACACTGCTGCTACGACAGCTTACGGTGCAGGGTGGAGGACGCGTTCGCCAACAATGGCGAGCCGCCGCGGAAGCTGTTCCTCCGGTACACCGTGTCGTGGATTGACTGGAGCGACGCCGTCGTTGTGCCGGTGAGAATCTACATTCTTGATGTCACCGATACGGCTCTGTTCGATGGAAGCCCCAAGCCTTATTGCAAG ATAGAGTATCGTGTGGACGAATGCAGCTCGGATGACCGAGCGAGTAACAACTGCGTCGACATGAAGACGACCAAAGAAATGGTGTCCCATGGAGGCGACGTCGTCTACGCCGTTGCTCACCTGCATAGAGGTGGCCTCGGTTCCTCGTTGCACGGCCAG GACGGCCGCCTGCTCTGCAAGTCCATGCCAATCTACGGCACGGGGCAGGAGGCCGGGAACGAGGAGGGATACGTCGTCGGCATGTCGACGTGCTATCCGGAGCCGGGTACGGTGAAGGTAAGCGACGGGGAGGTGCTGACCATGGTCTCCAACTACAGCAGCGAGCGGCAGCATACGGGGGTCATGGGCCACTTCTACATCCTTGTGGCAGATCATCAGGAGCAGGCTCTCAACAAACCGGCCCTTTGCTTCAGCTTCCCATACTCAT GGTGCCTGCCAGCATGGATGTGGAGCAGCCAGATGTGA